Proteins found in one Seonamhaeicola sp. S2-3 genomic segment:
- a CDS encoding (Fe-S)-binding protein, which translates to MSDELKVPIMADLMAEGKKPEVLFWVGSAGSFDDRAKKITKAFVKILNKAEVDFAVLGTEESCTGDVAKRAGNEFLFQMQALMNIEVLNAYGVKKIVTCDPHSFNCLKNEYPELGGNYDVVHHTQFIQELIKSGRLKLKGNLYKGKRITFHDPCYLGRANNEYNAPREILKSTNASIVEMNRHKRNALCCGAGGAQMFKEPEKGDKDINVLRTEDALQTNPNIIATGCPYCNTMMTDGVKAKEKESEISVLDIAELIANSEEL; encoded by the coding sequence ATGAGTGATGAACTTAAAGTGCCAATCATGGCAGATTTAATGGCAGAAGGCAAGAAACCTGAGGTTTTGTTTTGGGTAGGGTCTGCTGGCAGTTTTGATGATAGAGCCAAAAAAATAACCAAAGCCTTTGTTAAAATTCTTAATAAAGCAGAAGTAGATTTTGCCGTTTTAGGTACCGAAGAAAGTTGCACGGGCGACGTTGCTAAACGTGCTGGGAATGAGTTTTTATTTCAAATGCAAGCATTAATGAATATTGAAGTACTAAATGCTTACGGAGTAAAAAAAATTGTTACCTGTGATCCCCATTCGTTCAATTGCTTAAAAAACGAATACCCAGAATTAGGAGGAAATTATGATGTAGTGCATCATACACAGTTTATTCAAGAGTTAATTAAATCTGGTCGACTAAAACTTAAAGGTAATTTATACAAAGGAAAGCGTATTACTTTTCATGACCCATGTTATTTAGGAAGAGCCAACAATGAATATAATGCACCAAGGGAGATACTAAAAAGTACCAATGCAAGTATTGTTGAAATGAACCGACATAAACGTAACGCATTATGTTGTGGGGCAGGTGGGGCTCAAATGTTTAAAGAACCCGAAAAAGGCGATAAAGATATAAATGTGCTAAGAACCGAAGATGCGCTACAAACAAACCCTAATATAATAGCAACAGGTTGTCCTTATTGTAATACCATGATGACCGATGGTGTTAAAGCCAAAGAAAAAGAATCCGAAATTTCAGTTTTAGATATCGCTGAACTAATTGCTAATTCAGAAGAATTATAA
- a CDS encoding (Fe-S)-binding protein, whose translation MNYLPNIIFAILLIFGIGYFTKNVKKLIRNIKLGQDVDVSNNKKERFKNMMRIAFGQSKMVRRPIAGMLHAIVYVGFIVINIEVLEIIIDGLLGTHRAFSGIGVTYGVLIGIFEILAILVLVSVTLFWIRRNVIKIRRFWNKEMTSWPKNDANYILYFEMVLMTLFLIMNATDVAFQSMNNGNVISQFIAPWFSNLPEATLHIVERSAWWLHIVGILIFLNYLYFSKHLHILLAFPNTYYGSLKPKGQFNNLESVTKEVKLMMDPNADPFAAPADDTNDEMPAKFGASDVQDLNWVQLLNAYTCTECGRCTSSCPANLTGKKLSPRKIMMDTRDRLEEVGKNIDANKGEFKDDGKQLLGDYITHEELWACTTCNACVEECPVSINPLSIILDMRRYLVMEQSAAPTELNNMMSNIENNGAPWPYNQMDRLNWKNE comes from the coding sequence ATGAATTATTTGCCAAATATAATTTTTGCAATTCTACTCATTTTCGGAATTGGTTATTTTACTAAAAATGTAAAAAAGCTAATTAGAAATATCAAGCTTGGGCAAGATGTAGATGTAAGTAATAACAAAAAAGAACGTTTTAAAAACATGATGCGCATTGCCTTTGGGCAAAGTAAAATGGTGCGTAGACCTATTGCAGGCATGTTGCATGCTATTGTTTATGTAGGGTTTATTGTTATTAATATTGAAGTTTTAGAAATAATTATTGATGGGTTATTAGGTACTCATAGAGCATTCTCTGGAATAGGAGTAACTTACGGAGTTCTAATTGGAATTTTTGAAATATTAGCCATTTTAGTTTTAGTATCTGTTACTCTATTTTGGATTAGGAGAAATGTAATTAAAATACGCCGTTTTTGGAATAAAGAAATGACTAGTTGGCCAAAAAATGATGCCAATTACATCTTGTATTTTGAAATGGTGCTTATGACACTGTTTTTAATAATGAATGCTACCGATGTAGCATTTCAAAGCATGAATAATGGCAATGTTATCAGCCAATTTATAGCACCGTGGTTTAGTAATTTACCAGAAGCTACACTACATATTGTTGAAAGAAGTGCATGGTGGCTACACATTGTAGGTATTTTAATCTTTTTAAACTACTTATATTTTTCAAAACATTTGCATATTCTGTTAGCATTTCCAAACACCTATTACGGAAGCTTAAAACCTAAGGGACAGTTTAACAATTTAGAATCTGTAACCAAAGAGGTTAAGTTAATGATGGATCCCAATGCAGACCCATTTGCAGCTCCTGCCGATGATACAAACGATGAAATGCCTGCCAAGTTTGGCGCTAGTGATGTACAAGATTTAAACTGGGTACAACTACTTAATGCTTATACCTGTACAGAATGTGGTAGGTGTACATCATCATGTCCTGCTAATTTAACAGGTAAAAAACTATCACCTCGTAAAATTATGATGGATACGCGTGATAGATTAGAAGAAGTAGGTAAAAATATAGATGCCAATAAGGGTGAATTTAAAGATGATGGCAAACAATTATTAGGAGATTATATAACCCATGAAGAACTTTGGGCATGTACTACCTGTAACGCCTGTGTAGAAGAATGTCCGGTAAGCATTAACCCATTGTCAATTATTTTAGATATGCGTCGTTATTTAGTTATGGAGCAAAGTGCTGCCCCAACAGAACTAAATAATATGATGAGTAATATTGAAAATAATGGTGCTCCATGGCCTTATAACCAAATGGATAGATTAAACTGGAAAAATGAATAA
- a CDS encoding MlaD family protein: MKITKEVKTALLVISGIILLIFGFNYLKGQNLLDSSRRFYTEYDNVEGLTPSMPVTISGKVIGKITKIDFKGDGSAKLRVELLVDSDFQFSKNSKAELYETGLIGGKAIAIVPAFDGAENAKDGDVLAGSVKAGLSELVNQKLTPLQEKLEAVLGSSKQSLSNINDVFDEQTKANLRSSIAELNATIKTFKVSAQSINNLLGNDNSNLNKSLSNVEIITSNLSKVSDSIANTNIGKTIDNLESTLNNFNTILAGLEKGEGSMGKLLKDETLYNNLEGATEELEELLRDIKLHPKRYFRILSKKEIPYSGDEEENN, translated from the coding sequence ATGAAAATAACAAAAGAAGTTAAAACAGCCTTATTAGTAATTTCAGGAATAATACTTCTTATTTTTGGGTTTAATTACTTAAAAGGACAAAATCTACTAGATTCTTCACGTAGGTTTTATACAGAATATGATAATGTTGAAGGTTTAACCCCATCAATGCCAGTAACTATTAGCGGAAAAGTAATAGGAAAGATTACTAAAATAGACTTTAAAGGCGATGGTTCTGCTAAACTTAGAGTAGAATTATTAGTAGATAGCGATTTTCAATTCTCAAAAAATAGTAAAGCCGAATTATATGAAACAGGCCTTATTGGAGGTAAAGCTATTGCTATTGTACCAGCATTTGATGGCGCAGAAAATGCCAAAGATGGCGATGTGTTAGCCGGAAGTGTTAAGGCTGGATTAAGTGAATTAGTAAACCAAAAACTTACGCCATTACAAGAAAAATTAGAAGCTGTTCTAGGTAGTAGTAAACAATCACTATCAAACATAAATGATGTTTTTGATGAACAAACAAAAGCTAATTTAAGAAGTAGTATTGCAGAGTTAAACGCTACTATTAAAACATTTAAAGTTTCGGCGCAATCTATTAACAACCTATTAGGAAATGATAACAGTAATTTAAATAAATCATTATCAAATGTAGAAATAATAACTTCTAATTTATCTAAAGTATCAGATTCTATTGCTAATACAAACATTGGTAAAACCATTGATAATTTAGAGTCTACTTTAAATAACTTCAACACCATTTTAGCAGGTTTAGAAAAAGGCGAAGGCTCTATGGGTAAATTGTTAAAAGACGAGACTTTATATAACAATTTAGAAGGAGCAACAGAAGAATTAGAGGAGCTTTTAAGAGATATTAAACTGCACCCAAAACGCTATTTTAGAATACTTTCTAAAAAAGAAATACCTTATTCAGGAGACGAAGAAGAAAACAACTAG
- a CDS encoding N-acetylmuramoyl-L-alanine amidase — MQTYRLSLFVLIISVLTFSLDTNVYAQSNSNKFVVVLDAGHGGKDPGNMGSGFKEKDIALKIVLETGRQLERNPNIKVVYTRKKDVFIDLDVRGAIANKANADLFVSVHCNAHNSQAHGTETFVLGTHRNKTNFEVAKKENSVIFQESNYEQKYDGFNPNSPESFLAISIAQEEYLDQSIKLARIIQDKFTNSLKRKNRGVKQAGFIVLHQTVMPSVLIEVGFLTYKREGVYLNSSKGQKEISTAITKAILDYKNSIATIGDFSDNKEFDEIPKESNGIEFKIQIAASSKALETKPYNFKGLNEITRLKEGSLYKYYYGSTTNYETTKQLEEEARSKGYSSSFVVAFKNGKKIPLTEALKTIAN; from the coding sequence ATGCAAACGTACAGATTATCACTTTTCGTATTAATTATATCAGTATTAACATTTTCTTTAGATACTAATGTGTATGCTCAATCTAATTCTAATAAGTTTGTTGTAGTGTTAGATGCGGGGCATGGTGGTAAAGATCCAGGTAATATGGGGAGTGGTTTTAAAGAAAAAGATATTGCTTTAAAAATTGTTTTAGAAACAGGAAGGCAACTAGAAAGAAATCCAAACATTAAAGTTGTATATACTCGTAAAAAGGATGTTTTTATAGATTTAGATGTACGAGGAGCCATTGCCAATAAAGCCAATGCCGATTTATTTGTATCTGTTCATTGTAACGCTCATAACTCTCAAGCGCATGGAACTGAAACATTTGTGTTAGGAACTCATAGAAATAAAACTAATTTTGAAGTAGCTAAAAAGGAAAATTCTGTAATTTTTCAAGAAAGTAATTATGAGCAAAAATATGATGGTTTTAATCCTAATTCACCAGAATCTTTTTTAGCAATCTCTATAGCACAAGAAGAATATTTAGACCAAAGTATTAAACTAGCTAGAATAATTCAAGATAAGTTTACCAATTCATTAAAACGTAAAAACAGAGGGGTAAAGCAGGCAGGTTTTATAGTATTACACCAAACGGTAATGCCCAGTGTTTTAATAGAGGTAGGTTTTTTAACATATAAGAGAGAAGGTGTTTACTTAAATTCATCCAAAGGTCAAAAAGAGATTTCAACAGCTATAACTAAAGCTATTTTAGATTATAAAAATAGTATAGCTACAATAGGAGACTTTAGTGACAATAAAGAGTTTGATGAAATTCCAAAAGAATCAAATGGTATAGAATTTAAAATTCAAATAGCAGCCAGTTCTAAAGCATTAGAAACCAAGCCATATAATTTTAAAGGCTTAAATGAAATTACCAGATTAAAAGAAGGTAGTTTGTATAAATACTATTATGGTAGTACAACTAATTACGAAACCACAAAACAGTTAGAAGAAGAAGCCAGAAGCAAAGGCTATAGCTCTAGTTTTGTAGTAGCTTTTAAAAATGGAAAAAAAATACCGTTAACAGAAGCCTTAAAAACAATAGCCAATTAA
- a CDS encoding putative LPS assembly protein LptD: MFINTISFGQDIPKKPKPIIGNPVQDTLAINANDIKKEKDIEISKKNQDSTVTDSVKPKELLEHIVKYSATDYTKFNQKQQKLYLYNNASIDYGDMNITAGSITIDYNKNTVYAKGITDTIEGYTQKPVFTQGSNVVEPDSIVFNTETQKALIYNSKTEQGEGTVIASITKKENDSVYFVKEAKYTTAEDLEDPDYYIRLLKAKIVPGKKIVTGAAGLYIYDVPTPVWLPFSFFPQSEKHTSGIIIPTFGEQNSRGYFLQNGGYYFAINDYVDLAVLGDYYTNGSYGLRLESAYAKRYRFRGNVAFRYENLITSEFGFPDYAKSTIYNIRWSHSQDSKASPSSRFSASVNLGSSKYYQASINQINSGSNYLTNTLSSSVSYSKTFDTEPAINYSLSATHSQNTNTETVNMTLPTFQGSIGRVYPFASKTGSKKGIIQNINLQYNVTGENRITTTDSLFFKKEMFDDAKAGFKHSIPLSTNFKVFKNFSVSASTSYNEVWTFKTIEKYYDSVEGEEVTETINGFDSYRTYNFSTSIGTTLYGMFNFEKEGKDSYLKAIRHVMRPSISYNINPAFDKYYDTYEEEVITADGLTTTDVEYSRFEESIYGAPNKSFSSSMGISLANNFEAKVRDKDSTATEDKKIKLLNSLNFSTAYNFAADSLQWSPVRVSGSTQIFDNKMSVNFGATLDPYALDNNNTRINTFNIDNGGSLFRVTSANLTASWSLSSKDGNNKDKGRDSGTGADNPEDVLPENLDFANEQIDRNQRGNRKEEEEENEFFNHKIPWNLRLAYAINYANSRRQNEISSHSLMFSGDIELTSKWSIGASSGYDIKNQGFTYTQLRFSRDLQSWRMNFSWIPFSDNKSWNFFIGIKSSILQDLKYEKRRQPDRQL, from the coding sequence GTGTTTATTAACACTATAAGCTTTGGTCAAGACATTCCTAAAAAACCAAAACCCATTATAGGAAATCCTGTTCAAGACACATTGGCTATTAATGCTAATGACATTAAAAAGGAAAAAGACATTGAAATTTCTAAAAAAAATCAAGATTCTACTGTAACAGATTCTGTAAAACCTAAGGAGTTATTAGAACATATAGTTAAATACAGTGCTACAGATTACACAAAGTTTAACCAAAAACAACAAAAACTGTATTTATACAATAATGCCTCTATAGATTATGGAGACATGAATATAACTGCTGGTAGTATTACTATAGATTATAACAAAAACACCGTATATGCAAAAGGTATAACCGATACCATTGAGGGTTACACACAAAAACCTGTTTTTACACAAGGTAGTAATGTTGTAGAACCAGACTCTATTGTTTTTAATACAGAAACACAAAAAGCGCTTATTTACAATTCTAAAACAGAACAAGGCGAAGGTACCGTAATAGCTAGTATCACAAAAAAAGAAAATGACTCTGTGTATTTTGTAAAAGAGGCAAAATACACTACTGCTGAAGACCTTGAAGATCCTGATTATTACATAAGACTTTTAAAGGCAAAAATAGTACCGGGTAAAAAAATAGTTACTGGGGCTGCTGGTTTGTATATTTATGATGTGCCCACCCCAGTTTGGTTACCTTTTAGTTTTTTTCCACAAAGTGAAAAACACACATCTGGTATTATAATTCCAACTTTTGGTGAACAAAATAGTCGCGGTTACTTTTTACAAAACGGCGGGTATTACTTTGCTATAAATGATTATGTAGATTTAGCTGTTTTAGGAGATTATTACACCAACGGAAGTTACGGTTTAAGATTAGAAAGTGCTTATGCCAAAAGGTACCGTTTTAGAGGTAATGTAGCCTTTAGATATGAAAACTTAATTACCAGTGAATTTGGTTTCCCAGACTATGCCAAAAGCACCATTTACAACATACGGTGGTCTCATAGTCAAGATTCTAAAGCCAGCCCTAGCTCTCGTTTTTCTGCCTCAGTTAATTTAGGTAGTAGTAAATATTACCAGGCATCAATAAATCAAATTAACTCTGGTAGTAATTATTTAACAAACACATTATCATCATCAGTTTCATACTCAAAAACTTTTGATACAGAACCCGCAATTAATTACAGTTTAAGTGCCACACACTCTCAAAACACTAATACAGAAACTGTAAATATGACCCTCCCAACCTTTCAAGGAAGTATAGGGAGAGTTTATCCATTTGCATCCAAAACAGGCTCAAAAAAGGGGATTATTCAAAACATAAACTTACAATATAACGTAACGGGAGAAAACAGAATAACGACTACAGACTCTCTATTCTTTAAAAAAGAAATGTTTGATGATGCCAAAGCTGGCTTTAAGCATTCCATACCATTAAGCACAAACTTTAAAGTATTTAAAAATTTTAGCGTTAGTGCTAGTACTAGTTATAACGAAGTATGGACATTTAAAACCATTGAAAAATATTATGACTCTGTTGAAGGCGAAGAAGTAACAGAAACCATAAACGGTTTTGATTCCTATAGAACGTACAATTTTAGTACCAGTATAGGAACCACCCTTTATGGTATGTTTAATTTTGAAAAGGAAGGTAAGGATTCATATTTAAAAGCCATTAGGCATGTTATGAGGCCTTCTATTAGTTACAACATTAACCCTGCTTTTGATAAATATTATGACACCTACGAAGAAGAAGTTATTACTGCCGATGGTTTAACAACTACAGATGTAGAATATTCAAGGTTTGAAGAATCTATTTATGGTGCACCTAATAAAAGTTTCTCAAGCTCTATGGGTATTTCTTTAGCCAATAACTTTGAAGCCAAAGTAAGAGATAAAGATTCTACTGCTACTGAAGATAAAAAAATAAAACTTTTAAATAGTTTAAACTTTTCAACAGCATATAATTTTGCTGCAGATTCATTACAATGGAGCCCTGTAAGGGTTAGTGGAAGCACCCAAATTTTTGATAACAAAATGAGTGTAAACTTTGGTGCTACCCTAGACCCCTACGCACTAGATAATAATAACACTAGAATAAATACATTTAATATTGATAATGGAGGCAGTCTGTTTAGGGTAACCAGTGCAAATTTAACTGCTAGCTGGTCTCTATCTAGTAAAGACGGGAATAACAAAGATAAAGGCAGAGATTCTGGTACAGGGGCTGATAATCCTGAAGATGTATTACCAGAAAATTTAGATTTTGCCAATGAGCAAATAGACAGAAACCAAAGAGGCAATAGAAAAGAGGAAGAAGAAGAAAATGAATTTTTCAACCATAAAATACCTTGGAATCTCCGTTTAGCATATGCTATAAATTATGCCAACTCTAGAAGACAAAATGAAATATCATCACACTCACTTATGTTCTCTGGAGATATTGAACTAACCAGTAAATGGTCTATTGGCGCATCATCGGGTTATGATATAAAAAACCAAGGGTTTACTTATACACAATTGCGGTTTTCAAGAGATTTACAAAGTTGGAGAATGAATTTTAGCTGGATTCCGTTTAGCGATAATAAATCATGGAATTTCTTTATTGGTATTAAGTCTAGTATTTTACAAGACTTAAAATACGAAAAACGAAGACAACCAGACCGACAATTATAA
- a CDS encoding RidA family protein codes for MKKIITTTNAPAPLGPYNQAILSNNTLYISGQIAINVETGTLVLNDIEAETHQVMKNLQAVLEAANMTFDNVVKSSIFISNMDDFGLINQVYGSYFDEATAPARETVQVARLPKDVNVEISMIAVN; via the coding sequence ATGAAAAAGATAATAACTACTACAAATGCCCCAGCCCCCTTAGGACCGTATAATCAAGCCATTCTTAGTAATAACACGCTATACATATCTGGTCAAATTGCTATAAACGTAGAAACTGGTACACTTGTTTTAAATGATATTGAAGCAGAAACACACCAAGTAATGAAAAATTTACAAGCTGTTTTAGAGGCTGCAAATATGACTTTTGATAACGTTGTTAAATCGTCTATTTTTATAAGTAATATGGATGATTTTGGTCTAATAAATCAGGTTTACGGAAGCTATTTTGATGAAGCTACAGCACCAGCAAGAGAAACTGTTCAGGTAGCTAGATTACCAAAAGATGTAAATGTTGAAATTAGTATGATTGCTGTAAATTAA
- a CDS encoding response regulator: protein MNFLLKYLRTNVKRILSFLIFASIILILFLGYAFLENFFDVRTIVVSLFTIAIVQVFVLQYFFKNQLKNDITRNNLVERVNELKSSLEETERLAEHKSIYLANMSYEVRTPLNTVMGMLNMLGQSELNSDQQAQIEIAQYSSKHLLQLVNMVTSNAEVDAGDFKLNMLTIDLKTDLTKLFKVFEYQAWEKGLEFEYKFLSEEKDKFLVLADSARIQQVLINLINNAIKFTNSGKISIIIDQTIGIDNEQIITFYIKDTGIGMKPEEVRRIFDDSEIAYDATMMRDYRGGGIGLTISHQLVKLMGGELKLETKENEGSTFYFSLQLKKTLNIKIEEKEFKPILKEKFNVLVAEDNRMNQKVIKFLLERQGADCTFVKNGLEALELYRILDFDMVFMDIYMPDMDGYEATKSIQRTRKYSKLKTPIIGVSASAFKDDITNAKLAGIDDFLSKPIQVEKLKQLLIKYSKKETSA from the coding sequence ATGAATTTTCTATTAAAGTATTTGAGAACCAACGTTAAAAGAATTCTTTCTTTTTTAATTTTTGCATCTATAATTCTAATCCTTTTTTTAGGATATGCCTTTTTAGAGAATTTTTTTGATGTAAGAACCATAGTAGTTTCTTTATTTACCATAGCTATAGTACAAGTTTTTGTTTTGCAATATTTTTTTAAAAATCAATTAAAAAATGACATTACTAGAAACAACTTGGTAGAAAGAGTTAATGAATTAAAAAGTTCTCTTGAAGAAACCGAACGATTAGCAGAACACAAATCAATTTATTTAGCAAATATGAGTTATGAGGTTAGAACACCTTTAAATACCGTTATGGGTATGCTAAATATGTTGGGGCAATCTGAATTAAATAGTGATCAACAAGCACAGATTGAAATTGCTCAGTATTCATCAAAACACTTATTGCAATTAGTTAATATGGTAACTAGTAATGCAGAAGTAGATGCTGGAGATTTTAAATTAAATATGCTAACAATTGACTTAAAAACAGACCTAACAAAACTCTTTAAAGTTTTTGAATATCAAGCTTGGGAAAAAGGTTTAGAGTTTGAGTATAAATTTCTTTCTGAAGAAAAAGATAAGTTCTTGGTTTTGGCAGACTCTGCTAGAATTCAACAAGTGCTAATAAACCTTATAAATAACGCTATTAAGTTTACCAATTCTGGTAAGATTTCAATTATTATAGATCAAACAATTGGTATAGACAATGAGCAAATTATAACGTTTTATATAAAAGATACCGGAATAGGCATGAAGCCCGAAGAGGTAAGACGTATTTTTGATGATTCTGAAATTGCTTATGATGCCACTATGATGCGTGATTATAGAGGTGGTGGTATTGGGCTCACTATTTCTCATCAATTAGTAAAATTAATGGGAGGGGAGCTAAAGTTAGAAACAAAAGAAAATGAAGGTTCTACGTTTTATTTTAGTTTACAACTTAAAAAGACATTGAATATAAAAATAGAAGAAAAAGAATTTAAGCCCATTTTAAAAGAAAAATTTAATGTTTTAGTGGCAGAAGATAATAGAATGAACCAAAAGGTTATTAAATTTTTATTAGAGCGACAAGGAGCCGATTGTACGTTTGTTAAAAACGGGCTAGAAGCTCTAGAACTTTATAGAATATTAGATTTTGATATGGTGTTTATGGATATTTACATGCCAGATATGGATGGGTATGAAGCTACCAAATCTATACAAAGAACTAGAAAATATTCAAAGTTAAAAACACCAATAATAGGGGTTTCTGCTAGTGCATTTAAAGATGATATAACCAATGCAAAATTAGCAGGAATAGATGATTTTTTATCTAAACCTATACAGGTAGAAAAGCTAAAACAGTTACTTATTAAGTATTCTAAAAAAGAAACTTCTGCCTAA
- a CDS encoding GMP reductase, with protein sequence MRIEYEIKLGFKDVMIRPKRSTLKSRAEVNLERDFKFLHSPLTWTGIPIMAANMDTVGTFEMAKALSKHKLFTAIHKHYSIADWNAFSANLPDEFSNYIAVSTGISKADSEKLAEILKHNTFIKFICIDVANGYSEHFADFVKQTRELYPEKVIIAGNVVTGEMVEELLLSGADIVKVGIGPGSVCTTRVKTGVGYPQLSAIIECADAAHGLGGQIISDGGCTIPGDIAKAFGAGADFVMLGGMFAGHDESGGETIEKNGKPFKKFYGMSSTTAMEKHVGGVAEYRASEGKTVEVPYRGQVNSTLQDILGGLRSTCTYVGAKRLKELTKRTTFIRVAEQENQVYNS encoded by the coding sequence ATGCGCATAGAATACGAAATAAAATTGGGATTTAAAGATGTAATGATTCGTCCAAAGCGATCTACCTTAAAAAGTAGAGCCGAAGTAAACTTAGAAAGAGATTTTAAATTTTTGCACAGTCCGCTAACATGGACAGGAATCCCTATAATGGCAGCAAATATGGATACAGTTGGCACTTTTGAAATGGCTAAAGCCCTATCTAAACACAAGCTATTTACCGCAATTCACAAACATTATTCTATAGCCGATTGGAATGCTTTTTCAGCAAACTTACCTGATGAATTCTCAAATTATATTGCAGTAAGTACTGGTATTAGTAAAGCGGATTCTGAAAAATTAGCAGAAATTTTAAAACATAACACGTTTATAAAGTTTATATGCATAGATGTAGCTAACGGCTACTCTGAACATTTTGCAGATTTTGTAAAACAAACCCGAGAATTATACCCAGAAAAAGTAATAATTGCAGGTAATGTTGTTACCGGAGAAATGGTTGAAGAATTATTACTTTCTGGAGCAGATATTGTTAAAGTAGGCATTGGTCCAGGCTCTGTTTGCACCACCAGAGTTAAAACTGGTGTAGGATATCCACAACTTTCTGCAATTATTGAATGTGCCGACGCTGCTCATGGCTTAGGTGGTCAAATTATAAGCGATGGCGGGTGTACTATCCCTGGTGATATAGCCAAAGCTTTTGGAGCAGGTGCAGATTTTGTTATGCTAGGTGGCATGTTTGCAGGACATGATGAAAGTGGCGGAGAAACTATTGAAAAAAACGGTAAACCCTTTAAAAAGTTTTATGGCATGAGTTCTACAACGGCTATGGAAAAACACGTAGGCGGTGTTGCAGAGTATAGAGCTAGCGAAGGTAAAACTGTTGAAGTACCTTATAGAGGGCAAGTAAACTCTACTTTGCAAGATATTTTGGGCGGACTAAGAAGTACATGTACCTATGTTGGAGCAAAACGATTAAAAGAACTTACAAAACGTACCACATTTATTAGAGTTGCCGAACAAGAGAACCAAGTATACAACTCTTAA